TGGGTAATGGTACCGTAGGTCACGGTTCTTACCTGTTTAGCTTCGGACGCGTTGTAAACATCGCCGGACAGCCCTTCGTTGGCGCAGCCAGCAAGGGTGAAAGCAACCAGTGAAACTGCCAAAATACGTGAAATCATTTGTACCTCTCCTGTGAACCCATCAACGCTCAGTGAGCATCCGTTATGGCTAAATTATATGGCAATTCCTGGCCATAGTTCATGTTTGTTCTACAACAATCCTGTAAAAATAGTAAATCAAATGTCTTTAACAACAATTAAACCGCTTCGCTGGGCGAGTTTCGCTCAAGTGTCTGGCCGCCAGGTGCCGCAGTAGACACAGATTATTAATTAAAATTATTAATAAATCATAATATTGCGTGCTAGTTTAACCACATTAATTTACCGCCCCGGCGAGAATAAGGAGTGACGGATGAAGTCAGGTCGTTATATAGGCGTGATGTCAGGCACCAGTCTGGATGGAATCGATGTGGTGCTGGCTGCTATCGACGAACATCTGGTCGTTCAGCAGGCGAGCTACAGCTACCCGATGCCGCTGGCCATCAAAAACGCGGTTCTTGCCGTTTGCCAGGGGCAGCAACTCACGCTGTCCCAGCTAGGCCAGTTGGACAACCGGCTTGGAAAATTGTTCGCCGAGGCGGTGCAAATCCTTATTAAGCGGGAAGGGCTGCGGCCTGAAGACGTCACGGCTATTGGCTGTCACGGGCAAACCGTGTGGCACGAGCCTCAGGGCGAGGCCGCCCACACCATGCAAATTGGCGATAACAATCAAATAGCTGCGCTAACCGGTATTACCGTCGTCGGTGATTTTCGCCGCCGCGATATGGCGCTTGGCGGGCAGGGCGCGCCGCTGGTGCCGGCATTTCATCAGGCGCTGCTGGCCCACCCGGTTGAGCGCCGGATGGTGCTCAACATTGGCGGCATCGCCAACCTCTCGTTGCTGATCCCAGGCCAGCCGGTCAGAGGCTACGATACCGGGCCGGGTAATATGCTGATGGATGCATGGATCTGGCGGCAGCGTGGGAAAGGCTATGATAAGGATGCCGAATGGGCGAGCCACGGGAAAGTCGTGATCCCTTTATTACAGCAAATGCTTAGCGACCCTTACTTTGCTGTCCCTGCGCCCAAAAGTACGGGCCGGGAATACTTTAACTATGGCTGGCTTGAGCGCCAGCTTGCGATGTTCCCGGCGCTTGCCGGAGAAGATGTACAGGCCACGCTGGCTGAGCTGACCGCCACCACTATTGCGGAGCAGGTGCTGTTGAGCGGCAGCTGTGAGCGCCTCATGGTGTGCGGTGGGGGCAGCCGTAACCCGCTGCTGATGGCGCGCCTGGCCGCGCTGCTGCCGGGCACTGAAGTGACGACCACCGATGAAGCCGGAATCAGCGGTGACGATATGGAAGCCCTGGCGTTTGCCTGGCTGGCATACCGGACAATGTCTGGCCTGCCGGGGAATCTGCCTTCGGTAACCGGTGCCTCTGAACCGACCATCCTCGGCGCTATTTATCCCGCTAATCCGCGTCAGAATCAGAGTTAACTGAAATTATCTTCATCCCGCAGCCGCTAAACTGTTGGCGTAAAGGAGGGCGCAGGCCCTCCAGGGACAAGAAGATCTTCAGGATACTCAGATGAAAAAACTACTCATTGCCACCCTGCCCATGCTGCTCGCCGGCTGTAGTTACTACAACGCTTTTCTTGAAAGAATGCATACCGATACGCTGGCGTACCAGTGCGATGAAAAGCCGCTCACCGTGAAGCTGAACAACGACAAACAGCAGGTCAGTTTTGTCTACGACAACCAGATGCTTAACCTGACGCAGGGGCTATCTGCATCCGGCGCGCGCTATACCGACGGTGTTTACGTCTTCTGGTCGAAGGGCGACAGCGCAACCGTCTATCGCAAAGACACGATCGTGCTGAATAATTGCCAGCTTCAGACGGCCAAACGTTGAGATTTCTCAGGGTGGAGAGCACAATAGCTCCACCCGAGGATAGCCTGATGTAACGCCATGTCTGACAACGACTCTTTGCAACAGATTGCGCATTCGCGCCGTGAATACACCAAAGGTGGCCTGCGCCGCCACGATCTCACCGATACGCCGCTGCCGCTGTTTGAACGCTGGCTGGCTCAGGCCTGCGAAGCCAGACTTGCTGACCCGACCGCCATGGTCGTCGCCACGGTTGATGAAAACGGCCAGCCGTATCAACGCATCGTCCTGCTTAAGCATTTTGATGAAAAAGGGCTGGTGTTTTACACCAACCTGGGTTCCCGCAAGGCGCACCATATCGAGCATAACCCTCGCGTCAGCCTGCTTTTTCCGTGGCACATGCTGGACAGGCAGGTGATAGTACAGGGCACCGCCGAGCGTCTGTCCACAATTGAAGTGCTGAAATATTTCCACAGCCGCCCGAAGGACAGCCAGATAGGCGCCTGGGTGTCAAAGCAGTCGAGCCGTATATCCGCGCGCGGCGTGCTGGAAAGCAAATTCCTCGAACTGAAACAGAAGTTCCAGCAGGGCGAAGTGCCGTTGCCGAGTTTTTGGGGCGGCTATCGCGTCAGCATCGACCAAATGGAGTTCTGGCAGGGCGGGGAACATCGTCTGCACGATCGCTTCCTCTACCAGCGTGACGGAACTGCCTGGAAAATAGACCGTCTCGCGCCGTAAAGTCAGGATTTTCACCTTTAGCGCTGGTGCTAACTGCACCAGCCCTTTATTCTATGTGCCCCGTTATTCTTCAAGCTGCAGATGTGTTGACTGCGCACACTCCCCCCAGTCACTTACTTTGTGTAAGCTCC
This Klebsiella michiganensis DNA region includes the following protein-coding sequences:
- a CDS encoding lysozyme inhibitor (MliC; membrane-bound lysozyme inhibitor of c-type lysozyme); amino-acid sequence: MKKLLIATLPMLLAGCSYYNAFLERMHTDTLAYQCDEKPLTVKLNNDKQQVSFVYDNQMLNLTQGLSASGARYTDGVYVFWSKGDSATVYRKDTIVLNNCQLQTAKR
- the anmK gene encoding anhydro-N-acetylmuramic acid kinase (catalyzes hydrolysis of 1,6-anhydro bond of anyhydro-N-acetylmuramic acid (anhMurNAc) and phosphorylates anhMurNAc to produce N-acetyl-muramate-6-phosphate; involved in murein recycling), yielding MKSGRYIGVMSGTSLDGIDVVLAAIDEHLVVQQASYSYPMPLAIKNAVLAVCQGQQLTLSQLGQLDNRLGKLFAEAVQILIKREGLRPEDVTAIGCHGQTVWHEPQGEAAHTMQIGDNNQIAALTGITVVGDFRRRDMALGGQGAPLVPAFHQALLAHPVERRMVLNIGGIANLSLLIPGQPVRGYDTGPGNMLMDAWIWRQRGKGYDKDAEWASHGKVVIPLLQQMLSDPYFAVPAPKSTGREYFNYGWLERQLAMFPALAGEDVQATLAELTATTIAEQVLLSGSCERLMVCGGGSRNPLLMARLAALLPGTEVTTTDEAGISGDDMEALAFAWLAYRTMSGLPGNLPSVTGASEPTILGAIYPANPRQNQS
- a CDS encoding pyridoxamine 5'-phosphate oxidase (catalyzes the formation of pyridoxal 5'-phosphate from pyridoxamine 5'-phosphate), whose protein sequence is MSDNDSLQQIAHSRREYTKGGLRRHDLTDTPLPLFERWLAQACEARLADPTAMVVATVDENGQPYQRIVLLKHFDEKGLVFYTNLGSRKAHHIEHNPRVSLLFPWHMLDRQVIVQGTAERLSTIEVLKYFHSRPKDSQIGAWVSKQSSRISARGVLESKFLELKQKFQQGEVPLPSFWGGYRVSIDQMEFWQGGEHRLHDRFLYQRDGTAWKIDRLAP